Proteins encoded within one genomic window of Bacteroides sedimenti:
- a CDS encoding SusD/RagB family nutrient-binding outer membrane lipoprotein — protein MKKNIIKLALLLIVVTGFSCKAELSDININPNATEDPLPDYLLTATEKKAADLYWGSENNYNSSLLFVQHWAKIQYTEPDCYILSNSSFTSLWNTGYTQIITNLNTILDLTDEKANSNYKGVALTLRSWAFLLLTDAYGDIPYSEVGKSIIPKYDNQKDVYFGLLADLENSLTLFNEKGQKISGDIIYSGNILSWKKFANALRLRIALRISDKEPEKAKSVIASVLNGSAGLINSNTETAQFIYTASPQQNPFSASFETRDDYRVSKTVVDRLSAINDPRLAVFAQKPTDTSVPNYVGVPNGLSTTDANNLGFAKTSKPGSYFLKAESPAVFYSYAEVLFNLSEAAARGFTTQNSEELYNKAITASLNQFGITNSTVISSYLSQPDVQYDKTNFKKSIGEQKWISLYGQGLEAFAEWRRLDYPVLTAGPASVLDNKFPVRFIYPGAEQSLNGINYKAAVAHQGTDNLITKLWFDAY, from the coding sequence ATGAAAAAAAATATAATCAAACTAGCTCTTCTTTTAATTGTTGTTACAGGATTTTCCTGCAAGGCCGAATTATCGGATATTAATATTAACCCAAATGCAACTGAGGACCCACTACCGGATTATTTACTCACTGCTACTGAAAAAAAAGCGGCGGATCTTTATTGGGGAAGTGAAAATAATTATAATTCTTCATTATTATTTGTTCAGCATTGGGCTAAAATCCAATACACCGAACCGGATTGCTATATCCTTTCAAACAGTAGCTTTACATCTCTGTGGAATACCGGATATACTCAAATTATCACAAACCTGAATACTATTTTGGATCTGACTGACGAAAAAGCAAACAGTAACTATAAAGGTGTAGCCCTAACACTTCGTTCATGGGCATTTTTATTACTTACAGACGCCTATGGTGATATTCCTTATTCAGAAGTTGGGAAAAGCATTATCCCGAAATATGATAATCAAAAAGATGTTTATTTCGGATTACTCGCTGATTTGGAGAATTCGCTGACTCTTTTCAATGAAAAAGGACAAAAAATATCAGGAGATATAATTTACTCTGGTAATATCCTTTCTTGGAAGAAATTTGCTAATGCGCTAAGGTTACGCATCGCTTTGAGAATTTCAGATAAAGAACCGGAAAAAGCGAAATCGGTCATAGCCAGTGTTCTTAATGGATCAGCCGGATTAATTAACAGCAATACAGAAACGGCACAATTTATCTATACGGCATCACCGCAGCAGAATCCTTTCAGTGCTTCATTTGAAACACGTGATGATTACAGAGTTTCAAAAACGGTTGTAGATAGATTATCAGCTATCAATGATCCTCGTCTGGCTGTTTTTGCACAGAAACCAACTGATACCAGCGTACCAAATTATGTAGGAGTACCTAATGGCTTATCCACAACAGATGCCAACAATCTTGGCTTTGCAAAAACATCCAAACCTGGAAGTTATTTCTTAAAAGCTGAATCACCAGCTGTATTTTATAGTTATGCTGAAGTTCTTTTCAATTTATCTGAAGCAGCAGCTCGTGGATTTACGACTCAAAATAGTGAAGAACTTTACAACAAAGCTATAACAGCCTCACTGAATCAGTTTGGAATTACAAACAGTACAGTCATTTCATCATATTTATCCCAGCCTGATGTTCAGTACGACAAAACGAATTTCAAAAAATCTATCGGCGAACAAAAATGGATTTCATTATATGGCCAGGGGCTCGAAGCATTTGCAGAATGGAGAAGATTGGATTATCCGGTTCTTACAGCAGGACCTGCCAGCGTATTGGATAATAAATTCCCGGTCCGATTCATTTATCCTGGGGCAGAACAATCTCTTAATGGAATTAATTATAAAGCAGCTGTTGCACATCAGGGAACCGATAATCTAATAACAAAATTATGGTTTGATGCTTATTAA